One window of the Arthrobacter sp. zg-Y919 genome contains the following:
- the panD gene encoding aspartate 1-decarboxylase: MNRKMFKSKIHRATVTHADLHYVGSVTVDLDLLEAADILPGELVSIVDVDNGARLETYTIAGERGSGVLGINGAAAHLVHVGDTVILITYADMTTDEARSFVPTVVHVDSANRILELGTDPAEAVTEGTERPPLALDNTQVMGTTPDVPAEAR, encoded by the coding sequence ATGAACCGGAAAATGTTTAAGTCCAAAATCCACCGCGCAACGGTGACCCATGCCGACCTGCACTACGTGGGGTCGGTGACAGTCGACCTTGACCTTCTCGAGGCCGCCGACATCCTGCCCGGCGAGCTCGTCTCGATTGTCGACGTCGACAACGGCGCCCGCCTGGAGACGTACACCATCGCCGGCGAGCGCGGCTCCGGCGTGCTGGGCATCAACGGGGCTGCTGCACATCTGGTGCACGTGGGTGACACCGTCATCCTCATTACCTACGCAGACATGACGACCGATGAGGCCCGCTCCTTTGTGCCCACGGTCGTCCACGTAGATTCCGCCAACCGCATCCTCGAACTGGGAACGGATCCCGCCGAGGCCGTGACCGAGGGCACCGAGCGTCCCCCGCTGGCCCTGGACAACACCCAGGTCATGGGCACCACGCCGGACGTACCCGCCGAAGCCAGATAG
- a CDS encoding AEC family transporter — protein sequence MLGVLTGFAVVWIIILTGYAIGRLGVLGENAQTVLSRLAFFVASPALLLITLSDADLHTVFSLPLLVAAASALATALLYVLVTRWWLRRPLPELLISAMSSSLVNAANLGLPICVYVLGDAAYIAPVLIFQLAFFTPLFLMFMDSATSGRRTSVRVFAGQVVRNPIIVGSLIGLLLAATGTQLPEIIHEPVSLIGGAAVPAMLLAFGLSLVGSRPLEADGGRRADVVLASAFKLLLQPLLAYLLARFVLGMDGHLLFAVVVTAALPTAQNVFVAAARYREGVLVAKDTVLLTTVASLPVLVLAAALLT from the coding sequence GTGCTGGGGGTACTCACCGGATTCGCCGTTGTCTGGATCATCATCCTTACCGGCTATGCCATCGGCAGGCTCGGGGTGCTGGGGGAAAACGCCCAGACCGTCCTGAGCCGGCTGGCGTTCTTCGTGGCTTCCCCCGCGCTGCTGCTCATTACCCTCAGCGACGCGGACCTGCACACGGTCTTCTCACTCCCGCTGCTGGTGGCTGCCGCCAGCGCCCTGGCCACCGCCCTCCTGTATGTGCTGGTCACCCGCTGGTGGCTGCGCCGGCCGCTGCCGGAGCTCCTTATCTCGGCGATGTCCTCCTCCCTGGTGAACGCTGCCAACCTCGGGCTGCCCATCTGTGTGTATGTCCTCGGGGATGCCGCCTATATTGCGCCGGTGCTGATCTTCCAGCTTGCCTTCTTCACCCCGTTGTTCCTCATGTTCATGGATTCGGCCACCAGCGGGCGGCGCACATCCGTCCGGGTTTTCGCCGGCCAGGTGGTGCGGAACCCGATCATCGTCGGGTCCCTGATCGGCCTGCTGCTGGCCGCCACCGGAACGCAGCTGCCCGAGATCATCCACGAACCGGTCTCCCTCATCGGCGGGGCGGCGGTTCCGGCCATGCTGTTGGCCTTCGGCCTCTCCCTGGTGGGTTCGCGGCCGCTGGAGGCCGACGGCGGCAGGCGCGCCGACGTCGTCCTCGCCTCTGCATTCAAACTCCTGCTCCAGCCCCTGCTGGCCTACCTGCTGGCCCGTTTTGTCCTGGGGATGGACGGGCACCTCCTCTTCGCCGTCGTCGTCACCGCCGCGCTGCCTACGGCCCAGAATGTCTTCGTTGCCGCTGCCCGCTACCGGGAGGGCGTACTGGTCGCCAAGGACACCGTGCTGCTCACCACCGTTGCCTCGCTTCCCGTGCTGGTTCTCGCCGCAGCCCTCCTGACCTGA
- a CDS encoding extracellular solute-binding protein, which translates to MPKDARYVGRTRKGVRAASGAVLALAATLLTGCGTDEGAAPTLTWYINPDAGGQAELAQQCTEASGGAYTIETSLLPNDAASQREQLARRLAAGDKSMDIMSLDPPNVPEYAEPGYLAPVPEDVAARTTEGVLEGALEGAKWKDKVVAVPFWANTQILWYRKSVAAAAGLDMTQPVTWDQVIDAAQSQDKYIGVQGARAESMTVWVNALVASAGGEIVENPDAPADELKLGLDSKAGKQAADVVSTIGKEGLGGPGLPTQTENTSMIQFQGDQGSFMVNYPFVWPATNASVEEGALPASLIDDIGWALYPAMNEGEDTAPPLGGINLGVGSNSQHPDLAFEAIECIVSPENQAQYFTTNGNPPSNEEAYEAPGIAETFPMAPTIRDSLELAVPRPQTPYYNEISTGIQQTWTPPSEVNPDTTPAESQKFIVEVLRGEKLL; encoded by the coding sequence ATGCCAAAGGACGCAAGATACGTGGGGCGCACCCGGAAAGGGGTACGGGCAGCTTCCGGCGCTGTTCTGGCCTTGGCTGCGACTCTGCTGACCGGCTGCGGAACCGACGAGGGCGCAGCACCAACATTGACCTGGTACATCAATCCGGATGCCGGCGGGCAGGCAGAGCTGGCCCAGCAATGCACCGAGGCCTCCGGCGGCGCGTACACCATCGAAACGTCGCTGCTGCCCAATGATGCCGCCTCCCAGCGCGAGCAGCTGGCCCGCCGCCTGGCGGCCGGGGACAAAAGCATGGACATCATGAGCCTGGACCCGCCCAACGTGCCCGAGTACGCGGAGCCGGGCTATCTGGCCCCCGTCCCCGAGGATGTCGCCGCCAGGACCACCGAGGGCGTGCTGGAAGGCGCCCTTGAGGGTGCCAAGTGGAAGGACAAAGTGGTCGCGGTTCCGTTCTGGGCCAACACCCAGATCCTCTGGTACCGCAAGTCCGTGGCGGCCGCCGCAGGGCTGGACATGACCCAACCCGTGACGTGGGACCAGGTGATCGACGCCGCCCAGAGCCAGGACAAGTACATCGGTGTGCAGGGCGCACGCGCAGAGTCCATGACCGTGTGGGTCAATGCCCTGGTGGCATCGGCCGGCGGCGAGATCGTGGAGAACCCGGACGCACCGGCGGACGAACTCAAGCTGGGCCTGGACTCGAAGGCCGGAAAGCAGGCGGCCGACGTGGTCTCCACTATCGGCAAGGAGGGCCTGGGCGGTCCGGGCCTTCCGACACAGACGGAAAACACGTCCATGATCCAGTTCCAGGGTGACCAGGGTTCGTTTATGGTCAATTACCCCTTCGTCTGGCCGGCCACCAACGCGTCAGTGGAGGAAGGCGCCCTGCCTGCCTCCCTCATCGACGACATCGGCTGGGCGCTTTACCCGGCCATGAACGAGGGCGAGGACACCGCTCCCCCGCTGGGCGGCATCAACCTCGGCGTGGGCTCCAACAGCCAGCATCCGGACCTGGCGTTCGAGGCCATCGAATGCATTGTCTCGCCCGAGAACCAGGCCCAGTACTTCACCACCAACGGCAACCCGCCGTCGAATGAAGAGGCCTACGAAGCCCCGGGCATTGCCGAAACCTTCCCGATGGCCCCGACCATCCGGGACTCGCTGGAGCTGGCCGTACCGCGGCCGCAGACACCGTACTACAACGAGATCTCCACTGGTATCCAGCAGACCTGGACACCGCCGAGCGAGGTCAATCCGGACACCACCCCGGCCGAGAGCCAGAAATTCATTGTCGAGGTCCTTAGAGGGGAGAAACTGCTGTGA
- a CDS encoding sugar ABC transporter permease has translation MSTSVEAVRDAPAKPAATRQPLSDRAKAERRLGFWLAGPAFIIMLAVTAYPILLALWESLFKYRLTAPADREFVGLGNYATILSDGLFWRDLGVTVLITIITVVIELILGFALALVMNSALKAVRGWLRTAILVPYGIITVVSAFAWFYAFDINSGYINSWFAWVPGIDSDLNWFADTWTALSVIMASEIWKTTPFISLLLLAGLAQVPGELTEAAEVDGATWWQRMSKVIIPNMKAAIMVAVLFRALDAFRIFDNVYIMTNGAYGTEVLSLLAYRTSITRLEIGMGSAVSVLLFICVIIICFIAIKLFKVDLSGARGGK, from the coding sequence GTGAGCACTTCCGTCGAAGCGGTCCGGGACGCCCCGGCCAAGCCGGCTGCGACCAGGCAGCCCCTCAGCGACCGCGCCAAAGCGGAGCGGCGGCTGGGATTCTGGCTCGCCGGCCCCGCCTTCATCATCATGCTGGCGGTTACGGCCTATCCGATCCTGCTGGCACTTTGGGAATCATTGTTCAAGTACCGCCTGACTGCCCCGGCGGACCGGGAGTTCGTGGGCCTGGGCAATTACGCCACTATCCTCTCGGACGGCCTGTTCTGGCGGGACCTGGGGGTCACCGTGCTGATTACGATCATCACGGTCGTGATTGAGCTGATTCTGGGCTTTGCCCTGGCCCTGGTGATGAACAGTGCGCTGAAGGCCGTCCGCGGCTGGCTGCGCACCGCGATCCTCGTGCCATACGGCATCATCACGGTGGTTTCGGCCTTCGCCTGGTTCTACGCCTTCGATATCAACTCCGGGTACATCAACAGCTGGTTCGCCTGGGTGCCGGGCATCGATTCGGACCTGAACTGGTTCGCCGACACCTGGACCGCGCTGTCCGTCATCATGGCCTCGGAAATCTGGAAGACCACCCCGTTCATTTCCCTGCTGCTGCTCGCCGGCCTGGCCCAGGTGCCCGGTGAACTGACCGAGGCGGCCGAGGTTGACGGCGCCACCTGGTGGCAGCGGATGTCCAAGGTGATCATCCCGAACATGAAGGCAGCCATCATGGTCGCCGTCCTGTTCCGGGCCCTGGACGCCTTCCGCATCTTCGACAACGTGTACATCATGACCAACGGCGCGTACGGCACCGAGGTGCTGTCGCTGCTGGCCTACCGGACCTCGATTACCCGCCTGGAGATAGGCATGGGCTCCGCCGTGTCGGTCCTGCTGTTCATCTGCGTCATCATCATCTGTTTCATCGCCATCAAACTGTTCAAAGTGGACCTTTCCGGCGCACGAGGGGGTAAATAA
- a CDS encoding carbohydrate ABC transporter permease, which produces MKSSPAKRRTIWTIISIVVVLYALFPVASILATSFKLPSDLTSGTFLPTNWSWSNYEQILVGDAQGLFLSSLRNSIGICLIATFIAVVLATLCAYAIARLDFPGKKLVLTTALGVSIFPVISIVTPLFNLWRNIGLYDTWPGLIIPYLSLTLPISIWTLAAFFRQIPWELEQAAQVDGATTWQAFRKAIVPLAAPGVFTTAIIAFFIAWNDFVYGISLTSTEAARPVPAALAFFTGASQFEEPTGAISAAAIIVTIPVVVLVLAFQRQIVSGLTQGAVKG; this is translated from the coding sequence GTGAAGTCCTCACCTGCCAAACGGCGGACAATCTGGACCATTATTTCGATCGTGGTTGTCCTGTACGCGCTGTTCCCAGTGGCGTCGATCCTGGCGACCTCGTTCAAGCTGCCCAGCGACCTGACGTCGGGGACCTTCCTCCCGACCAACTGGTCCTGGAGCAACTACGAGCAGATCCTGGTCGGCGACGCCCAGGGGCTGTTCCTGAGCAGCCTGCGTAATTCCATCGGCATCTGCCTGATCGCCACCTTCATCGCCGTCGTCCTGGCCACCCTGTGCGCCTACGCGATTGCCCGCCTGGACTTCCCGGGCAAGAAGCTCGTGCTCACGACGGCGCTGGGTGTCTCGATCTTCCCGGTGATCTCGATCGTGACCCCGCTGTTCAACCTGTGGCGCAACATCGGCCTCTACGACACCTGGCCCGGCCTGATCATCCCCTACCTGTCCCTGACGCTGCCGATCTCCATCTGGACGCTGGCGGCGTTCTTCCGGCAGATCCCGTGGGAACTGGAGCAGGCAGCACAGGTGGACGGTGCCACAACGTGGCAGGCGTTCCGCAAGGCCATTGTTCCGCTCGCGGCACCTGGCGTTTTCACCACCGCGATCATCGCGTTCTTCATCGCCTGGAATGACTTCGTGTACGGCATCTCGCTCACCTCCACCGAGGCAGCGCGGCCGGTTCCGGCGGCACTGGCGTTCTTCACCGGCGCATCGCAGTTCGAGGAACCCACCGGAGCCATCTCCGCTGCCGCGATCATCGTCACCATTCCCGTAGTCGTCCTGGTGCTGGCGTTCCAGCGCCAAATCGTTTCCGGCCTAACCCAGGGCGCCGTCAAGGGCTAG
- the ugpC gene encoding sn-glycerol-3-phosphate ABC transporter ATP-binding protein UgpC gives MASITLNHLVKKYGDGFPAVNDVSLDIADGEFIILVGPSGCGKSTLLRMIVGLEDITSGDLLINGERVNDKAPRDRNLAMVFQNYALYPHLTVYENIAFPLRLNKGKYNDEQVRKLVTDAAATLELTDHLERKPANLSGGQRQRVAMGRAIVRQADAFLFDEPLSNLDAKLRGQMRSEIAQMQRRLGTTSVYVTHDQTEAMTLGDRVAVLKKGILQQVASPRELYEQPINLFVAGFIGSPSMNFLPATLENGVLKTAVGDIRVPEEKAAKAAGKKVVLVGIRPEFFEDASLVEESKLQHGSTFTAPITHTEWLGNEQYGYIHFDPTPEVRELLDNLARDMDADELRPQVVVTLDAASRIRGGRDAELWLDTRKVHLFDPETGENLTRDAAAGAELTEEANAARAEEIAAAHEAVPAAAS, from the coding sequence ATGGCATCTATTACCCTTAACCACCTCGTCAAGAAATACGGCGACGGTTTTCCGGCCGTCAACGATGTCAGCCTGGACATTGCCGACGGTGAGTTCATCATCCTGGTGGGCCCCTCGGGCTGCGGTAAGTCAACGTTGCTGCGCATGATCGTGGGCCTGGAGGACATCACCTCCGGTGACCTGTTGATCAACGGAGAGCGCGTCAACGACAAAGCACCACGTGACCGCAACCTGGCGATGGTGTTCCAGAACTATGCGCTGTACCCGCACCTGACTGTGTACGAGAACATCGCCTTCCCGCTGCGCCTGAACAAGGGCAAGTACAACGATGAGCAGGTCCGCAAGCTCGTGACTGACGCAGCGGCCACCCTGGAACTCACGGACCACCTGGAACGCAAACCGGCCAACCTCTCGGGCGGCCAGCGGCAGCGGGTGGCCATGGGCCGCGCCATCGTCCGGCAGGCCGATGCCTTCCTCTTCGATGAGCCGCTGTCCAACCTGGACGCGAAGCTGCGCGGACAGATGCGTTCGGAGATTGCGCAGATGCAGCGCCGCCTGGGCACCACCAGCGTCTACGTCACCCACGACCAGACCGAGGCCATGACCCTGGGCGACCGGGTGGCGGTGCTGAAGAAGGGGATCCTGCAGCAGGTCGCGTCCCCGCGTGAGCTCTACGAGCAGCCCATCAACCTGTTCGTGGCCGGCTTCATCGGTTCTCCGTCCATGAACTTCCTGCCCGCCACGCTGGAAAACGGCGTGCTGAAGACCGCCGTCGGGGACATCCGCGTTCCAGAGGAGAAGGCGGCGAAGGCTGCCGGCAAGAAGGTTGTCCTGGTGGGCATCCGTCCCGAGTTCTTCGAGGATGCTTCCCTGGTGGAGGAAAGCAAGCTCCAGCACGGCTCCACGTTCACGGCGCCGATCACGCACACGGAGTGGCTGGGCAACGAGCAGTACGGGTACATCCATTTCGATCCCACCCCCGAGGTGCGTGAGCTGTTGGACAACCTGGCCCGGGACATGGACGCCGACGAACTGCGCCCGCAGGTGGTGGTGACGCTCGACGCCGCCAGCCGGATCCGCGGCGGGCGTGACGCCGAACTGTGGCTGGACACCCGCAAGGTGCACCTCTTCGACCCGGAAACCGGGGAGAACCTTACCCGGGACGCCGCTGCCGGTGCGGAGCTGACCGAGGAAGCCAACGCCGCCCGCGCCGAGGAGATCGCTGCCGCCCACGAAGCGGTCCCGGCGGCTGCTTCCTAG
- a CDS encoding NHL domain-containing thioredoxin family protein, translating to MTETVRAGYRVRASELEGRNWLNTGGRQLNLEDLRGKIVLLDFWTFCCINCLHVLDELRPLEEKYSDVMVTVGVHSPKFEHEADPVALAAAVERYEIHHPVLDDPELLTWQAYTARAWPTLVVLDPEGYIVAHLSGEGHAAGLESLVAELVEEHEAKGTLHRGDGPYVPAEPTAGDLRFPGKVTALPGGTFLVADTGHHRLVELESDLAGVRRTIGDGVKGWRDGDAGTARFNEPQGVALLPADVAEKAGYDVVVADTVNHRLRSVNLATGAVRTLAGNGVQRLLDAGNQTKAGAASAGSGETADDSAPSDSSDLRGADPLTVSLSSPWDLVWSSKLQQVVIAMAGTHQIFSFDPVNGAVAVLAGTGLEGLLDGPAGDAWFAQSSGLAEDNDGNLWVADSETSALRRLNLDALETDGVLVDTAVGTGLFDFGFRDGDASEARLQHPLGTAVLPDGSVAIADTYNGAVRRYDPVTGTVSTLARGLAEPSDVLVDTSAAEPLLIVVESNRHQLVRLPIPKEAQSVDEGARQTQRPKTAMSAGPLSLTVRFAAPKGQKLDDRWGDPTQLKISASPENLLVSGGGTATGLTRELVLSDTVTDGVLHITARAAACDGEPGGEIPDHAACHMYQQDWGIPVVLQAGGESELVLDLRGLD from the coding sequence ATGACTGAAACCGTGCGCGCCGGATACCGGGTGCGGGCCTCCGAACTGGAGGGCCGGAACTGGCTGAACACCGGCGGCCGGCAGCTGAACCTGGAGGATCTGCGCGGCAAGATCGTGCTGCTGGATTTCTGGACCTTCTGCTGCATCAACTGCCTGCACGTCCTGGACGAGCTCCGGCCGCTGGAGGAAAAGTACTCCGACGTTATGGTCACGGTGGGGGTCCATTCCCCCAAGTTCGAGCATGAAGCGGATCCGGTGGCCCTCGCCGCCGCCGTGGAACGCTACGAGATCCACCACCCCGTGCTGGATGACCCGGAGCTGCTCACCTGGCAGGCCTACACCGCCCGTGCCTGGCCCACCCTGGTGGTCCTGGACCCCGAGGGGTACATCGTGGCCCACCTGTCCGGTGAAGGGCACGCAGCAGGCCTGGAATCGCTTGTGGCGGAGCTGGTGGAGGAACACGAAGCCAAGGGCACGCTGCACCGCGGCGACGGCCCCTACGTCCCGGCCGAACCCACCGCCGGTGACCTGCGCTTCCCGGGCAAGGTGACAGCCCTGCCGGGCGGTACCTTCCTGGTGGCCGACACCGGGCACCACCGCCTCGTGGAACTTGAATCCGACCTGGCCGGCGTCCGCCGGACCATTGGCGACGGCGTCAAGGGCTGGCGCGACGGCGACGCCGGCACGGCACGCTTCAACGAACCCCAGGGTGTGGCCCTGCTGCCCGCCGACGTGGCGGAAAAGGCTGGGTACGACGTCGTTGTGGCGGACACGGTCAACCACCGCCTCCGGTCGGTGAATCTGGCCACCGGTGCAGTGCGGACCCTCGCAGGCAACGGGGTCCAGCGGCTGCTGGACGCCGGGAACCAGACCAAGGCGGGTGCGGCTTCGGCCGGATCAGGTGAGACCGCGGACGACAGCGCCCCCTCCGATTCCTCCGATCTGCGCGGCGCCGACCCGCTGACCGTTTCCCTGTCCTCTCCGTGGGACCTGGTCTGGTCCTCGAAGCTGCAGCAGGTGGTCATCGCCATGGCCGGCACGCACCAGATCTTCAGTTTCGACCCGGTGAACGGTGCCGTGGCTGTCCTGGCCGGAACGGGCCTGGAAGGGCTGCTCGACGGACCTGCCGGTGACGCCTGGTTCGCCCAGTCCTCCGGGCTGGCAGAAGACAACGACGGCAACCTCTGGGTTGCGGATTCCGAGACTTCCGCGCTGCGCCGCCTGAACCTGGACGCGCTGGAGACCGACGGCGTCCTGGTGGACACCGCCGTCGGCACCGGACTGTTCGACTTCGGCTTCCGCGACGGGGACGCCTCGGAGGCCCGGCTGCAGCACCCGCTGGGCACCGCCGTGCTGCCGGACGGGTCCGTGGCCATCGCGGACACCTACAACGGCGCCGTGCGCCGGTACGACCCGGTGACGGGTACCGTCTCCACGCTGGCCCGCGGGCTTGCCGAGCCTTCGGACGTGCTGGTGGACACCAGCGCCGCGGAGCCGCTCCTGATTGTGGTTGAGTCCAACCGGCACCAGCTGGTCCGCCTGCCGATCCCCAAGGAAGCCCAGTCCGTGGACGAGGGCGCCCGGCAGACGCAGCGGCCCAAGACTGCAATGTCTGCGGGACCGTTGTCCCTGACCGTGCGGTTCGCTGCACCCAAGGGGCAAAAGCTCGACGACCGGTGGGGAGATCCCACCCAGCTGAAGATCTCCGCCTCGCCGGAGAACCTGCTGGTTTCCGGTGGCGGCACGGCCACGGGGCTGACCCGTGAACTCGTGCTGTCCGACACGGTGACGGACGGGGTCCTGCATATCACCGCCCGCGCGGCGGCCTGCGACGGAGAGCCGGGCGGCGAGATCCCGGACCACGCGGCCTGCCACATGTACCAGCAGGACTGGGGCATTCCAGTAGTGCTGCAGGCCGGCGGCGAGTCGGAGCTGGTCCTGGACCTGCGCGGGCTGGACTAA
- a CDS encoding cytochrome c oxidase assembly protein translates to MRRGWLAAAGALVFVALAAALLFTGAAGASQLGDPGVLTRWGLPVAKAIQNVSMAAVIGSLVFAVAILPKNINFRRTRKSTSGRPAPAEPEHPAFTRALALTSAAAIAWTLSALAVMVFTYSDVSGLPLSTDSTYTAGLASFLTDFATGRAWLAVSIIAAVVAALTFGVRSLGMLAFTLVLAAGALLPMALTGHSAGGDDHAAAVNSIGLHLLGVCLWIGGIIVLAVVSRQLGSITGVVLARFSALAGFAFALVFLSGVVNASLRINSLDQLATPWGGLVLTKAGLTLLLGVLGLLHRRWVIPRLEGSHPARTPGAEGAPAQRNGMPAQRVLWQLIAVELAIMGAVSGVATALGRTAPPRTEELPQDASPARILTGYDLPPELTPERYLTEWRPDWLWVAVILTLATTYLIGTVKVRRRGDKWPVLRAVCWLVGLLALGYITCGAPQIYGMVLFSTHMLGHMALTMVVPLFLVLGAPVTLALKALTPRTDGTRGVREWILIGVHSRFSKIVTNPVFAAVNFAGSIVVFYYSDLFGLALREHVGHELMVVHFLLTGYIFILTMIGIDPVPGRAPYPLRLVILLATMAFHAFFGVAVMGGTALIQASYFGNMGREWGLSALADQQLGGSLMWGIGEIPTLFVAIGVAYQWSKSDARETRRSDRAAERNNDADLTAYNNMFANLAQRDAGTPDQGDR, encoded by the coding sequence GTGCGCAGAGGCTGGCTTGCCGCCGCCGGCGCGCTGGTTTTTGTTGCCCTCGCAGCGGCCCTGCTTTTCACCGGAGCAGCAGGGGCCTCCCAACTGGGGGATCCAGGCGTCCTCACCCGCTGGGGCCTCCCGGTGGCGAAGGCCATCCAGAACGTTTCCATGGCAGCAGTGATCGGGTCCCTCGTCTTCGCCGTGGCGATCCTGCCCAAAAACATCAACTTCCGGCGGACCCGCAAATCAACGTCCGGCCGGCCGGCGCCAGCAGAACCGGAACACCCGGCATTTACCCGTGCGCTGGCCCTGACCTCCGCGGCCGCCATCGCCTGGACCCTCTCCGCGCTGGCGGTCATGGTCTTCACCTATTCGGATGTTTCCGGCCTGCCGCTCAGCACCGACTCGACTTACACAGCGGGCCTGGCATCCTTCCTTACGGACTTCGCCACCGGACGGGCCTGGCTGGCCGTGAGTATCATCGCAGCCGTTGTCGCTGCGCTGACCTTCGGCGTGCGCTCCCTGGGCATGCTGGCCTTCACCCTGGTCCTGGCGGCCGGTGCCCTGCTGCCCATGGCCTTGACAGGCCACTCGGCCGGTGGTGACGACCACGCGGCAGCTGTGAACTCCATCGGGCTGCACCTGCTGGGCGTGTGCCTGTGGATCGGCGGGATCATCGTCCTGGCCGTTGTTTCCCGGCAGCTCGGCTCGATCACCGGAGTAGTCCTTGCCCGGTTCTCCGCCCTCGCCGGATTCGCGTTCGCGCTGGTGTTCCTCTCCGGCGTCGTCAACGCTTCCCTGCGCATCAACTCACTGGACCAGCTCGCTACCCCGTGGGGCGGCCTGGTGCTCACCAAGGCAGGCCTGACGCTGCTCCTGGGCGTCCTGGGACTCCTGCACCGCCGCTGGGTAATCCCGCGCCTGGAAGGCTCCCATCCGGCCCGTACGCCGGGTGCGGAGGGTGCACCTGCCCAGCGGAACGGGATGCCTGCCCAGCGGGTGCTGTGGCAGCTCATCGCCGTGGAACTGGCCATCATGGGTGCAGTGTCCGGTGTGGCCACGGCTCTGGGGCGCACCGCACCGCCGCGGACGGAAGAGCTTCCCCAGGATGCGTCCCCTGCACGTATCCTCACCGGTTATGACCTTCCGCCGGAGCTGACCCCCGAACGCTACCTCACCGAATGGCGGCCGGATTGGCTTTGGGTGGCTGTCATCCTGACCCTCGCCACCACCTACCTGATCGGCACCGTGAAGGTCCGCCGCCGGGGCGACAAGTGGCCGGTGCTCCGCGCGGTCTGCTGGCTGGTGGGCCTGCTCGCCCTGGGCTACATCACCTGCGGGGCACCGCAGATCTACGGCATGGTCCTGTTCAGCACACACATGCTGGGGCATATGGCCCTGACCATGGTGGTCCCGCTGTTCCTGGTACTCGGCGCACCGGTCACCCTGGCGCTCAAGGCCCTGACACCGCGGACCGACGGCACACGCGGAGTCCGGGAGTGGATCCTCATCGGAGTACATTCCCGCTTCTCGAAAATCGTCACCAACCCGGTCTTTGCGGCCGTCAACTTCGCCGGCTCGATCGTGGTCTTCTACTATTCGGACCTCTTCGGCCTCGCACTGCGCGAGCACGTCGGCCATGAACTGATGGTGGTGCACTTCCTGCTCACCGGCTACATCTTCATCCTGACCATGATCGGCATCGACCCGGTCCCGGGCCGGGCCCCGTACCCGCTGCGGCTGGTGATCCTGCTGGCGACCATGGCCTTCCACGCCTTCTTCGGTGTGGCCGTGATGGGCGGCACGGCGTTGATCCAGGCGTCCTACTTCGGCAACATGGGCCGCGAATGGGGTCTGTCCGCCCTTGCGGACCAGCAACTGGGTGGGTCCCTGATGTGGGGAATCGGTGAAATTCCGACCCTCTTCGTGGCCATTGGCGTGGCTTATCAGTGGTCCAAGAGCGACGCACGGGAAACCCGCCGGTCGGACCGGGCGGCCGAGCGGAATAACGACGCCGATCTGACCGCTTACAACAACATGTTTGCAAACCTGGCGCAGCGCGATGCCGGGACCCCGGATCAAGGAGATCGTTAA
- a CDS encoding HU family DNA-binding protein yields the protein MAMNRSELVAAVAEKSGNSQTAVNGVLDAVFDIFVSSVSKGEKITIPGWLAVERTDRAARTGRNPQTGETIQIPAGHSVKLTAGSKLKAAVSTKK from the coding sequence TTGGCTATGAACCGCAGTGAACTTGTTGCCGCAGTTGCAGAAAAGTCCGGCAACAGCCAGACGGCAGTCAACGGCGTGCTGGATGCCGTCTTCGACATCTTCGTAAGCTCCGTCTCCAAGGGCGAGAAGATCACCATCCCGGGTTGGCTTGCAGTTGAGCGCACCGACCGCGCCGCACGTACGGGCCGCAACCCGCAGACCGGCGAAACCATTCAGATCCCGGCAGGCCACAGCGTCAAGCTGACCGCCGGCTCCAAGCTGAAGGCTGCTGTTTCCACCAAGAAGTAG
- the rpsN gene encoding 30S ribosomal protein S14, which produces MAKKSKIARNEQRKVIVERYAAKRLELKKTLVDANATDEAREAARLGLQKLPRNASPVRLRNRDQIDGRPRGTLQKFGISRVRFRNMAHAGELPGIKKSSW; this is translated from the coding sequence ATGGCAAAGAAGTCCAAGATTGCCCGCAACGAGCAGCGCAAGGTGATTGTTGAGCGTTACGCTGCCAAGCGCCTCGAACTGAAGAAGACCCTGGTCGACGCAAACGCCACCGACGAAGCCCGCGAAGCTGCACGCCTCGGCCTGCAGAAGCTCCCGCGCAACGCTTCCCCGGTCCGTCTCCGCAACCGTGACCAGATTGACGGACGCCCCCGCGGTACCCTCCAGAAGTTCGGTATCTCGCGTGTACGTTTCCGCAACATGGCCCACGCAGGCGAACTGCCGGGTATCAAGAAGTCCAGCTGGTAA
- the rpmG gene encoding 50S ribosomal protein L33 produces MAKDKDVRPIIKLKSTAGTGYTYVTRKNRRNDPDRMVLKKYDPKIRQHVDFREER; encoded by the coding sequence GTGGCTAAGGATAAGGACGTACGTCCGATCATCAAGCTGAAGTCCACTGCGGGCACCGGCTACACCTACGTAACTCGCAAGAACCGTCGTAACGATCCGGATCGTATGGTTCTGAAGAAGTACGATCCCAAGATCCGCCAGCACGTCGATTTCCGTGAGGAGCGCTAA